The sequence below is a genomic window from Silene latifolia isolate original U9 population chromosome 7, ASM4854445v1, whole genome shotgun sequence.
GCGCCCTTGCCAACTCAAGTatggtttcttcctatggctggcgagcttccttacgtagtctaatggactttaaacggccCTCTccaatagtcgacagactctaaaatgttcccgacgacaggtccttggttcagacctcttgagtcgcctcgcgtcgccatagtcgtcaggttgtaatcttcgattgacctaatggctatactttgactttcgccttgtctaagcctcactcaaagtgggggctctgtagatacctcatttctacacctcccgccaaccacctagtgatgattgggccgcatgtttgatatgcGGAGCAATTTTAAGATAGTTCATAAtttcatcgtcaagtgatagctcaaacacccgAGTCAACCttatggtcgtcatctacgcgccgatacggtcgttttgacagtaattagagttcatttggagttcgggtcaaaaaccgcttcattttctaaaaaccgtttaaatgccgagtcggaatattccggagtgttctagaattctctggatatttattcctaaaattattttaatattttaaggaaatatcttccgcatattgtgtttcacggaataaggaagtgtatatctaccgaaattccataaaaaacgcggaaatctttcttgatgaggaggaaacctctggggaaatgacgcagcaggtgttgcgcctcttccaagggtcgcagtggctgcttcgcctcttccccagccctctttccacgctttccagaatatttccgtgatttgtttccgtatccgtgtcattcctaaactcctccataggtttagtataaatagaggccttcggcctccatatttggcacgcgagtgttccgccccttctttctctctctttgcattctagaccacgctattgctttcgatgcctacgtgcttgatcaatcgaccacgtaagctcagatcattctgagtcccagtcacgttgcatagatcgaccaatttgaccaactccactttaatcaacctaatcaatttataaaatcctttaacaagggcaccttccacgcatattcgagtcgagcaatcacttaaacgataactttagtcaatctcgttttgtcaaacgtgtaagtctgagggtgtaaatcccatttatttattgtacttttattttgtatatcTAATGTAAGGTCTATATTAAAGGCACATTTGAAAACCGCCTTAAAATCAATcctttaaaaccgtttttataaaacagcggaggtcagacgtcgagaagaaacgcagcagcagctgcgcctcttcgaagggtcgtagcatctgctgcgcctcttccagaggctgccgctgctcctgctcttcttcttcttcttcctcgaccttcctgcaagtttctctttgttcttatttctttcgttttCTTTATAGTCTCAGTACATAAATCGTGTTTTAACAATTTCCTTTAAATTACAATGcctaattcgtccttaatcccgagtaattcaatacttgcgggttttcgctgttttaattcaaatcggttcttcggggtttcgacttgttcatgtcgaagTTCTGGAATCCTaacttgatacataagttttcttccaAGTCTTATTTGTCCCGTTCCGACTTAAAGTTTCgctttttgtatttccgacacgagttcatcgtaATCATGTAAACCActgtaatttctcgttttaattcgttttatgacttacccatatatatatatatatatataattggttaaaacacttcaattcgagtctaatataAATAAGATTACCAACGAACGATAACAAcgttgcggttctgacttcacagccagagcctagctctagaacagacgcaggaagtgttgcgcctcttcctgaggacgcagcagatgctgcgcctgttttgggttggcttctgtccctgaattctttctcgctttgacgtagctcctaattacggtttacctcttatctgacgtattttcatattttttaatctctttttattttccttttctcttcttcttcgaaatcccgtctttgagcgtgcttttgacgtagatcagatAAAGCCTTATAATcttttgtaatttttattattgtaattcatttattcgTAATTATGttttatgcatgatttaattgtatggcattcataTGTAatgaatctaacttccaacttcgaccaaattgtttgctaaattgtttgttaaccgacatagtttaatttcacatgctaggatgaatccatgtttgttgcattgcatgcattacatcgacgacatatcaaatacgaacgacttccctaatcattagtagaagccgctatcgaggcggacgggattaggtgttcgaataaaagagcttcctaatacgtaccctcaccccttactcagttatctctggacatccgtgtccattggcatcttcgagagtcattctagacatagaatgctaagggtaacgagttcttagtgttcatgtcactattttgtgtcttgacatggcacgaggtattcgaacggttccaattttccataaaaattggtggcgactccacaaatgcggacttattcaacctttcaccggtttcaatgcctcacaaatcggtagcggcccatgacgtgctttggcaaaccaaggttccgtgggagaagtgtcgccgcctcgaaaccaacgcgcgggtggctCATGTCCACAGAAGTACTTGATTGTTTTTACTGAAACAACTATAGTTATTTTTAGTTTTATTTTCGCAActtcatattttttttatatGACAAATATATTAATCTTTTTTATACATAGGCTCGTCATATAGGTCGGGCTTGTGGGTTACATGTTTGGCCATTTCTTTAATTGATTAGTTATTatataacggtttttctaacctatgtccattaggcataggatagaaaaaccaaaaaggaaagaaataaatGATATTTGTATGGAAAATTGCAATATCAACTACTTTTACTTTGATTTACAAGAAAATACATTTATTACTTTCTATTTTGAGTTTctaatcctatgcctagtgggcataagTTAGAAAAAACCATTATATAAACGTGATAAGTACTGGCTATATTTACATGATAATCATCAtcattttagtaattaatcaTATTGTAAAATTATGCTTTAAAGCTAAGATCAATTTCTTTTAtttcaaaattttgaaaatttagatTATTTTTTGAGTGGGGTTATTTGGGGTGATTTGGGCGTCGGGGTTGTTCACAACGCAACAAAAATACAACCAACGAAAGCCACCTAATGAAAACTTAAAGTAAATAAAGCAATACGATCTTTTAGaggtattataattataattttttaATTCCAAATCAAGGTTGGCAAAAATAAGGCAGAAAaactttagggtttgattataaAAGCCAGCCCCCCATCCCACATTCCCACCCACTCTTGAGTTTTCACAGGTCACCCCCATCAATATCAAACCCCATTTTCCCCCATTTTACTTTTCTCACTCCTAATTATTCATCCACACAACAATACTATTGTGTAGttaaacaggaaaaaaaaaagagaaaaaataattaaaaaaaaaagaaaagaaaagtggCGGACTCAAAGACAAAGAAGAAGCAAGGGTTCTGGGACTGCGGACTATTTGGAGAGAGAAAAAGAGCCGTtgaagagagagaagaagaagaagagttagAGTTAGAGttagagaagaagaagaagaagatgcaGACGAGTGGGTCCCAGTCAGAGTCGCAGAAGATGGAAATGGTAGCAGCGGGAGTTGGTAATATGAGTTTTAATATAGGAGACACAACAGATGAAGAAGTATCAATGTCAGCACTATCAACATTTAGAGCTAAAGAAGAAGAGATCGAAAGGAAGAAGATGGAAGTTAGAGAGAGAGTTCAAGCTCAACTTGGTCGCGTTGAAGAAGAAACTAAACGGCTTGCCTTAATTCGCGGGGTACCTTTTCCTTTTCCCCTTTTTTAATTTACAGTTTTATGTATTTTAATCAAACCTATGAAATGATTTGTTCCGTTAGTTTTCGAGTTGTCTTACCGACTTCAATTTGATGCCGTTTGCttctattgttgttgttgttgttggtataTGTTTGTCCGATTGTCCGTTACTTTTCGGGTTTTCTAGTTTGGAAAATACTACTCCGAATACATTAGGACAAAACTCAATTAACCTTATTTGTTGTAATTTTATGCATGTTTTGTTGGCTCAATGTTGTTGATCTGTGATTTGTGTGTCTTGAGATGCATCTTAATTTTCTCTACCTTGGAAATAAGGTTTTGACTGGGTTCCGTTTCATCTTAATTTAGCGCGTTTTAATCTAAATATGCATTAGGCAACATGacagtatttttttttaaaatggttTTGGTTGGTATTGTCTTGAGGAAAAGGGAACTTGGTTAGTTGAAGATGTTCACCTAACGTCTGATATTGGGAATTCCTTTGGTGTTTTATGAATCTTTTACTAGTATTTGGTAAGAGATAGAATAAGTTATAAATGACAAATTTGGCAGTCAAGTTGACAAGCTCTTTCCCAGGTGTTTCGGCCACCTAATTTCTATAGTCGAAACAACttcatttgttattgttattaatcaACTAAATGCTCCAGTGTAACACTGTTTGGGGTGAATCATTTGTCAACAAATATACTGATGATGCGCATTAGATGTAACTAATTGGATCCTTTAGACAATATGGTAGCGCTATTCTATGTAAACAAATACAGTACACTCAACATAGTTATAGGTTAGTTTAATGAGACGGTCTTATGAGTTTTTGTGAATACAACACCCTTATCAGCTTTCTATTCTCTTCATTTTGATTGCTGGTTTTAAAATGTCTTCTTCAAATACTTCTTACAATTCGTTTACCCTTTCTTGAAATGTTTAGGAGCTGGAGTCTTTGGCCAATCCAATGAGGAAGGATGTTGCTCAAGTTTGTAAAAGGATTGATATAATTAAAAAAGAGCTCAAACCTCTCGGAACAACCGTCCAGAAGAAGGTACCCTTTCAGTTTTTGTAACAAAAATTTCCGTGCATACGTTGTTAGGAAACCCAGTTTCTCAACTTGCTCTACTGACTATTACCAAATTTAAGGCAACAATTAATAATTATGTCTTGCAATTTTTATATGCTAGACCGTCTTGCAAGATTATGAGATCGCTGCGTTATTATAACTAATCTTCTTTATCGCCATAAACGTTGTGCCTTCCAGGAAAGGGAGTACAAGGAAGCACTTGATGCATTCAATGAAAAGAACAAAGAGAAAGTACAGCTCATAAACAAATTAGTAGAGGTAAATAGCATTCATCTAAAAGTTGGGTTGCTGTCATTTCCTTTATAAATATGGGTTCAGTACAATATATTGACAACTGTTTCTTTTTCCGAGCAGCTGGTAGGTGAAAGTGAGAGGTTGAGGATGAAAAAGTTGGAAGAGTTGAGCAAGAGTATTGAATCCCTTCACTGATGAAATAACTCGAGGAAAACTTGTTCATAGATTGTCAGGTTTGTGTGGTGTAATTTAATTTCAActcccctctttttttttttttttttttttttttttttttttttgtcttgtgtTTATATCTAGGGGTGCCGAGGATTTGGTGTATTCTATGTACCCTTCTTTTTTGTTTCTCCTATTCGATTAGATCCTAATGCAATATCTGCTGATCTAGGAAAGTTGAAAGGGTAATATATATCCCAACTAGACAGGTTTGTAACTTATAACTGTATTCTGACTCAGAAGTTTCGCCTTAAGCTTAATTTCTGCGTCAGCCCTTTTGTTAATGCTATCAACATTCAGATTCTTTTGGTTTGTAACTCAATATTATTCTAAGTCGAATGTTTTTGTTTGATTTCCCTAGAGTCCCATTTCGAttgatttgtttttattttttggttGCCTTTTGAATGCCAGTACTTTGCTTTGTAAGTACAGATTGCTTGGTTGTGACTCCTTCATTTGGATCAATAATTGGCATTTGTCATATGCATGTCTCTATATGCAGCAAAGTTTAGGTGTCATTTATTGTTACAACGGTGTGGAAGAGTGAGAGTGAAACTTGATAATCTCTTTACAGTCAGGTTTTCGTTGGCTTGGAttccttccctttctttttccAGATGATACTCGGTACTCATTTATTAAGGACGTTCCTTGTTTAAGGATAGATAATTAACTTACGTACCGTTCTGTATTCTTAGCTATTCCCTTCATTTCCCTATTAGATGTTATGCTTGATTTTTTGCGGTCTCTAAAATGACACTTTGACCCTATCTTTTCAAGTATTTGTGGTAAaatgatactccctccatttccaTAATGTGTTTATCTTTGGTTTTGGCTCAAAGGCAAAGGAAAGTGGAGGGGACCAATTATTTGATGATAAGTTGATCAAATTGAGCGTATGATTAAATTGTTCATCAAAAACATTTCTAAAATATAAAGGTAAATAAGTGATTGAGATTCAAGACACTCTTGAATGAAATAGGTAAAAAAAAAGGTTGAAACGAAGGGAGTAAAATACCACGGTTTGAGACATGGCAAATGAATTTTAGTGCCAATGATTTAGTGTGACTGTTATACCTTATTATCTTTGGTTTTTAAAGCCAACTGAGAATGTTAAACATTCAAATTTATTTGAACTTGATACTATCGAGCTTTACGTTTTGAAATTGTTTAGAAAAGGTAGTTGCTTTCTATAACTGTCCCTGGATTTAAAATTCCATGCCAAACATCCACTAGCCTGCCACCAATGTAATCTGAAACAAATACTTTTTCCCATTAATTTCAAAGAATGTATCGCGCTGCATACCTCACTATGaataaaaatggtaaataaataattgGCTGATAATTGCTCTCGCAAGACACATTAAGCACTTGATCCTAATATTTTCGTTATTAGCTTTGAACCTTTGTTTTTAGGAAAACGTTGTCTCAAACTCAATTATTTTACCTCCTATAGTCTTGAAAATTATCTATCTGGCTTGAAGAGTCTTTTATGTAATACTCTTAATAAAGTAAAGCTAAAATCCTCGTTTTACTTAATCATTATGGCGCAAACGTATGCAGTTAAACATATCATTGTCTTATATTCGTAATAAAGTAGAGCTAGAACCTTCGAATTCTTCAATCTAATTCAAAAGGGTCCTGCTAtatatcgtcgacaatttactaattatcgtcgacatttaatgtaaatttccaagtttgtcctccataacataactccatttccgtctcactaaaacacgactcaatttccgtctcacttaaacacaagtcaatttccgtctcactaaaatctctccaacaaaaaaaaaaagacggtttttaaaaaaaaaacaaaaaagcggGATTTGTAATTAACAACAAGAACGAGAACGATTTTAACAACGATTTCAACAATGAAGCTAGTAATGAGGTGAGTTTACGATTTAGTTTTGTCtaaaatttatgttttattatcgaTTGATTCCCGAATTAGAATAGATGCCTTGATTGTAGACGGAATTATGATAGATTTCTTGACGGAATTAGTTGAAAAtgcaatagaaaaaaaaaaaaaaaaatacatgaaATGGGCTGGacgaagaaatttttcgtccaaacccaggcctggacgaaaaattccttcgtccaGATGGGCTTGACGAAAGAATTTTTCGTCAGTGTCAAATGCAgacgaaaaattccttcgtccaaggcccatactggacgaaggaatttttcgtccagacccagacctggacgaaaaatttcttcgtCCAGGGCCCATttcgtgtattttttttttttcccgtcttatatatatattttttaattttttccgactcgttttgtataaaataattaattatcgtctttctattatatattttttattttttccgactcgttttgtataaaataattaattaccgtctttgtattatattttttttttattttttattttttccgactcgttttgtataaaataattaaaataattaattaccgtctttgtattatattttttattttttccgactcgttttgtataaaataattaattagtattaaCTAATTTATCGAAATGCGTGCGCAGGTGAATAACGATGGCGACGGTATTGATTACTCAGATCATTTTACGACTACCAGATTATTTTCATCAAGTATGGAAGCGTTTAATTGGGCATTTGAGATCGGACTTAGactcgggtttggtataaaaaGAGCAAGCAACAAGAGAGTTGGTCGTAACACGAATTTGAAACAAGATTATTTTGTTTGTCGGATGGGAGGGAGAGGTCTCGTAAATAAGGATGCCGACTCTTTAATGAGGGCTAACACGGTTACCGCATGGTGCAAATGCAAATTTCAAATGAAAGCTGTTGAAATACAAGAGAATAAGTGGAAGCTTGTCATGAGATCCGGGTTTCATAATCATCCTTTAACGTTGTACTGTGACAGCGACAGATACTTTGCAAAGTTTGATGAAGAGGAGTTGGCTTATATCGACGCCCGAGTTAGAACTCACGTTAGACCGGCTATTATTAGTGCGGGTTTGCATCAGCGGAATCCGGAAAAGTCAAGACCTAATCGGCGACAAATCTACAATCGTTCTCAGAAAGTAAGGGCCGAGGAAAGAGATGGGAGAAACCCGGCACAACAGATGCTAGCACTTACGGTTCAGCATAAGTACGTTCATTATTGGGTCACTGATCAGGAGACTGATGAGCTAACCCACGTGTTCATGGCTCATCCAGAAGCCGTTGAGATGTTTCGATCATACTATTATGTGGTCCTAATCGATTCCACGTACAAGACAAACTTataccgtcttccgcttgttgaGATGGTTGGAGTCACACCCGTCGGGAAGAGCTTTGTGATCGTGTATGCTCTTGTGACGCATGAGTCCGAGGATGGATATCGGTGGGTCTTACAGAAACTGAAGGCCCTTCTCAATGATGTCGTTCAACCTAATGCTATTGTTACTGATTGCGAGCAAGGTTTGTTGAACTCGATTCCCACTGTTTTTCCGGATTCGTCTCACTTGCTATGTCTTTGGCATATATATGCTAACGTGGAGACGAAAGCACTTTCTCTCACGGGTCGGGATAGTTGGGCTAAGTTCATAACTTGTAACTTGTTTCAAGCGGTTGTCGAGGCGAAGACCGAAGATAAGTTTAATGTGGCGTGGGccaatttggcaaggcaatggGCGGGAGTGGCGGCTTATATTGAGAGTCAATGGTTCCCGCACGTGGAGAAATGGGCCAAGTATAGAACGAACAAGATAACTCATTTTGAGAACACTTCTACATCCCGGGTTGAGTCGACTCATGCGAATTTGAAGAGATGGTTGAATAGCGCGAAACTGGCCATTGATAGCATCTGGATTCGTTTTCATTCTTTGATGGAAACGCAACATGTTGAGATCCGACACTCGTTGGAGTTATCTAGATCGAGACGGTTGACGGGGATTCATCGATTATTTTTCAGACTTTCTCATAAAATATCAAAGAATACCATCATTGAATTGCGTGAAGAATTCGAAAGAGGTTCCTAGAAACGGATCTCGGGTCCCTGTTGATGTGTTACATGTATTTTGGAGGAAGTTGGAGTACGATGGTTCCGAGGCAATGCCGGCTTGTGACGATGATCGATTGGAGGAGTTATTCGATGAAATTCGGAATGCAGATCCGAGTATGAGATCATCCATGTTCGATGCCCTTTACTCTCAGATACATCCGGATGAGGAGGATGTAAACGAGTCTCGGGTGAACGAGAACCCTAGAGGACGTCCGAGTAGGAGAACTCGTAGAGAACCGTCCGCCGTTGAGCATGCACGAGTTCGGGTTCGATTAGGCAGAGCTACGCCCCAAAGAAACTCGTCTTCCCAACGAACTCCGTCTAGTACCCCCCGTTCCACTCCGACGGTTCCTGTTACTCCGTCTACTACTCCCCGTTCCACTCCGACGGTTCATTTTACTCCGTCTACTACCCCCCGATCCACTCAAACGGGTCCCGGCACACCGTCTACCACTGCTACCACGAGTACGGGGAGTTTCAGCACATCGCATTGCGCACCTCTAGAGGCAAACTACACTATTGGTtagatttgaattataacggttagatttgaattataacggttattttgtaTTGTAACGGTGGGACATCAAAATCGTCAGGTGTAGGAGGAGCATCATGGTGGTCGGGATCAATGATCAACGGGTGAGAATTACCATTATACCAATCCTCGTAATCTGGCGCCGTCTCCCCCGAGAAACTAACTGGTCTCGATCTACGAGAAAGGTGAACCAAGTGATCCTCCAAGCAATCCCAAAAATGATCGGCCACCGCCCCGACACTAACCTCGTACCCTATCCCCGAAGCAGGACGATGCGCTACCGTTCTCATAATGGAATTGGGTATTATCTGCACATACCCAAACTGACGTAAACACCGATCGGGCTGGTATGGCTCG
It includes:
- the LOC141590295 gene encoding protein FAR1-RELATED SEQUENCE 5-like; the encoded protein is MRAQVNNDGDGIDYSDHFTTTRLFSSSMEAFNWAFEIGLRLGFGIKRASNKRVGRNTNLKQDYFVCRMGGRGLVNKDADSLMRANTVTAWCKCKFQMKAVEIQENKWKLVMRSGFHNHPLTLYCDSDRYFAKFDEEELAYIDARVRTHVRPAIISAGLHQRNPEKSRPNRRQIYNRSQKVRAEERDGRNPAQQMLALTVQHKYVHYWVTDQETDELTHVFMAHPEAVEMFRSYYYVVLIDSTYKTNLYRLPLVEMVGVTPVGKSFVIVYALVTHESEDGYRWVLQKLKALLNDVVQPNAIVTDCEQGLLNSIPTVFPDSSHLLCLWHIYANVETKALSLTGRDSWAKFITCNLFQAVVEAKTEDKFNVAWANLARQWAGVAAYIESQWFPHVEKWAKYRTNKITHFENTSTSRVESTHANLKRWLNSAKLAIDSIWIRFHSLMETQHVEIRHSLELSRSRRLTGIHRLFFRLSHKISKNTIIELREEFERGS
- the LOC141592336 gene encoding uncharacterized protein LOC141592336 translates to MQTSGSQSESQKMEMVAAGVGNMSFNIGDTTDEEVSMSALSTFRAKEEEIERKKMEVRERVQAQLGRVEEETKRLALIRGELESLANPMRKDVAQVCKRIDIIKKELKPLGTTVQKKEREYKEALDAFNEKNKEKVQLINKLVELVGESERLRMKKLEELSKSIESLH